GATTGTGCCGCTCTCGGGCGTCGCGTTGAAGCTGTTGAAGAACTTCAATGACCAGCGTCGCCAGGGTATCGATCCGGTCTTCCACCGCGACATGCTGCCTGAACTCGAGAATGTTGAGGTTTGGGATGGTTCTGACCCGGTTACTCGCCGTGGCCTGGAAATGATTGAAAACAAGAATCGAGTAGATTAAATGCAACGCATGACCGCATTCGTCCGTGGCAATGTTCAAGGAGTTGGCTTTCGCTGGTGGACACGCTCCCGCGCCCTAGAGTTGGGTCTTGCGGGACACGCCACCAATAAGGCAGACGGACGCGTGCAGGTTGTGGCAGAAGGCTCTAAAGAAGACTGCGAGAAACTTCTGCAGCTGCTCAAAGAAGAACCTTCTACTACTAACCGCCCCGGCCATGTGGAATTGGTAGTAGAGCAGTGGGCTGAGCCTAAAGGCGAGTCCGGGTTCATCGAACGCTAAGAGTTTGAATCCACTGCAGGTTCGGCCTGTAGAATTATCCAAATGCATTTGAAATCGTTGACGCTTAAAGGCTTCAAGTCCTTCGCGTCCGCGACGACCCTAAAATTTGAACCCGGCATCTGTGCCGTGGTTGGGCCCAACGGCTCGGGCAAATCCAACGTAGTGGATGCCCTGGCCTGGGTTATGGGTGAGGGCAGCGCGAAGACGCTGCGCGGTGGCAAGATGCAAGACGTCATCTTTGCCGGCGCTGGTGAACGCAAGGCTTTGGGCCGTGCTGAAGTCACCCTCACTATTGATAACGCCGACGGCGCGCTTCCTATTGATTACACGGAAGTATCCGTAACGCGACGCATGTTCCGCGACGGCGCCAGCGAATATGAAATCAACGGCGCTAAAGCCCGCTTGATGGACATCCAGGAGCTGTTGTCTGATTCTGGCATCGGACGCGAAATGCACATCATTGTCGGGCAGGGAAAGCTCGCAGAAATTCTAGAGTCCCGGCCCGAGGACCGCCGCAGCTACATTGAAGAAGCGGCTGGCGTGCTCAAGCACCGTCGGCGCAAAGAAAAAGCGCAGCGCAAGCTCATCGGCATGCAGGCAAACTTGGACCGCCTGACAGATTTGACGGAAGAACTGGGCAAGCAGCTCAAACCACTGGAACGTCAGGCGCAAGCAGCACAGCGTGCTGCGACTGTCCAAGCGGACCTGCGTGATGCTCGCCTGCAGTTGGCAGGTGACCGCGTTGTGCGTGTGCGCGCCGAATTTGCGGATGCGAAGCGCCAAGCCGAACTGCTAGACGAACAGGTAGCGGTCGCAACTGAGGCCCTTGAAGAAGCTTCGGGGCAACAAATGGAGCTTGAAGATGAGCTCAATGAAGTAGCTCCTCAGGCTGAAGCCGCGCAGAAATTGTGGTTCGACCTCTCCACGTTGGTGGAGCGTCTTGCAGCGACTTTGCGTATTGCCGAAGAACGAGCGAACAACGCTGGCGCGGTTGCCCGCTATCAAGGCCAGGACCCAGAAGACTTAGAGGCACGCGCTAACCAGGCTGATGAAGAACACGCTGAGTTAGTTGAGGCTGCCGAAGAAGCAGCGGAAGCCTTGGAGTCCATCCGCGAAGAAGTCGCCGAGCGCCGTGAAGCATTCGATGCTGCGGATAAAGAGCATGCGGCGCAGTTGCGCGCAATCGCCGATAGGCGCGAGGGCGTCGTGCGTCTTATCGCCGAAGAAGAAGCTTTGTCCCGTCAGGCTGAAGCCTCTGAACAAGAGCTTTCGCGCAGCGAAGATGGCGTCAACGAATCAGCGCAGAAGCTGCGCACCTCCCGGCAGGAAGCCAGTGAAGTGGAAGAAAAGCTCGCTGGTTTCGACCGTGAGCGCACACCACTGGATGAGGCACATGTTCGTGCGTTGAGTGAATCTCAGGCAGCGGATCTGCGATTGGAGCAGTTGCGCGATGAACAGCGTGTGCGTGAGCGTGCTGTGTACACGTTGCGTTCGCGTATTGAAACGCTGAACAGCACCATTCCTCCAACGGCAGAAATTGGCTATGACCTCCAACCACTGGCACAGATGATCTCCACCAAGTATGACGTGGCCGTTGCTGTTGCGCTGGGCGCTTTCGCTGAGTCGCAAGCTGGTGAAGTGGGCGATGACCTCATTGGAGCTCTGGAACATGCGCAGCGCACAACCGTCTTTGATACTTCCGGTGGATCTGAAGCTAAATGGCGCATGGACGCGAATCTGCCAAAGGACGCCGCATGGTTGCTTGATCATATTGTGGCGGTTCCAGAAGTATCGCAGGGCCTGACCCGCGTGCTTGCCGATGTCGTCTTGGTCAAGGACTTCGCCACAGCGCGTCATCTTGTCAAAGAGGATCCTCGCTTGCGCGCGGTGACTCCCGATGGCGTCATGGTGGGTGAGGGCTGGGTATCCGCCGGTACCGGTTCGCAGTCCACGGTGGAGGTTACTTCCAAAATTCAGGCTGCTGAACAAGAACTGGAACAGGCAACTCAGGACTTAGAAGAACTTTCCGGCACCTTAGAAGGCGCGAAACTTGCGGCCGAAGATGCACGAGTTACTGCCGCCGGCGCAAAAGCTGCACTGCGTGAGCACGACGCGCAGGTATCTGCCTGGAAGCGCGACTACCGGCGTTTGGTATCGCAAGTCGACAGCAGCCAGCGTGACCATGAGAAGCTCGCCGGCCGCGCGACGGAGCTCGAGGTCAAGCTTTATGAGTTGCGTGAGCAGCTTTCCCAGGCACGTGACCGTCTCGCCCGCGTGGATAAGGATGAGCCAGATACGGAAGCATCGACTAGTGAACGCGATGCGGCTTCGGCTGCTTTGGATACTGCGAAGACCATGGAGATGGAAGCGCAGATGAGTTTGCGCTCTGCGCAGGACAAGGTCGGGCATGTTGCTGGCCGTGGGGATAATCTGCGCCGTCAAGCGCAACAAGAACGCCAGGCCAAAGATCGTCATGACCGCGCCATGGAACGCCGCCGCGCACTTGGTGAGCTGGCGCGTACCGTTGCATCGCATGCCAAGACTCTCAGTGAGCGTGCGGCGACAGCTTTGGCTGAAGCAGCTGAATCTCGTGATGAGCTATCCACGAAACGTACCGTTTTGAACAATCAGCTCAATGCTGCAAAGCAGACCGTCAACGGTGCACGCCAGCGCTTAGAACAGTTGACCAACAAAGCGCACTCGGGTGACATCGCGCGTTCTCAGGCACAGGTTCGCCTGGATGAAGCTGAGGCGAAGATTTCAGAACAACTGGGCATTTCCATTGCTGATTTGTTGCGTGATTACACACCGGGTGAAGAATTTGACCGCGCGGAGCAGACGAAGCGTTTGAAGCAAGCTGAAAAAGATCTGAACTCACTGGGTAAGGTCAACCCGCTGGCCTTAGAGGAGTTCAAGGCGTTGGAAGAACGCTATTCCTTCCTGTCCACGCAGCTGGATGATGTCATCGAAGCCCGCAAAGATTTGCAGGGTGTTATTGAGGATGTTGATGCGCAGATTCTGCAGCTATTTAGTGATGCCTGGAATGATGTGGAAGCGGAATTCCCGAAGGTATTTAACACGTTGTTCCCTGGTGGCGAGGGCCGGTTGATCCTCACCGAGCCGGATTCCTTGCTGACCACGGGCATTGAGGTTGAAGCGCGGCCTCCTGGAAAGAAAGTCAAGCGCCTATCCTTGCTTTCAGGCGGAGAGAAGTCATTAACCGCACTCGCGATGCTCGTAGCGATTTTCCGCGCCCGCCCTTCACCGTTTTATGTCATGGATGAGGTTGAGGCAGCGCTTGATGATGTAAACCTGCGTCGATTAATTGCATTGTTTGAGGAATTGCGTAAAGATTCCCAGCTCATTGTGATTACGCACCAGAAACCGACGATGGATGTGGCGAATGTCTTGTATGGCGTCACGATGCGTGGCGATGGTGTGACGCGGGTTATTTCCCAACGCATGAACCCGGCAAGCGCAATGGAGCCAGCTAGCAGTTAAGATAGGGCGCATGGAATCGAACTTAACGTTGTGGATCGGCATTGCAGTTGTTGTCCTGATCGTGCTTATTATTCTCCTGATTTTGTGGGGAAAGAAGCGCGGCGAAGACAAGAAGGTCTCGTTTGAAAAGCACGAGGAAGAGCCAAAAGAGCTAACCCAACAGCAAAAGTCCGGTAATTATCAGGCGCAATCCGGCTTCAATTTTTCACCAGCGAAGTCGGCTGAACCTGTTCAAAAGTCTCCAGATGCACCCACCCCAGAGGTGAAGCAGCACAAGGCTGCCCCGGTACCGCCAGTTATGCCGCCAACTCCTGAACCACAGGAATCTGCCGCAACTGAGATTCCAGAACAGGAATCCCCAGTCGCAGAACCTGAAACCAAGGATTCCTCCGCAGCGGAATCCACTCCTGCTGAAGCAGCGACAACTCCGGAAGCTGTAGAGGAACCGGTTGCTCCGGTTGCTGAGGACACACAGCAGGACTCAACAATCATTGAAGAATCTGAGCCAGAGGCAGCCCCTGCTTCAGAACCAGCTGAGCCAGAAACCACCATCGTTGAGGAAACCGAGCCAACGGCAGATACAACAGCAGGGGAGAGCCCTGTTGTTCCGGCGCCAACTCCTGCGGTTGAAGAAGAGGAATCCCCAATCTTTGACGAGGTTGCAGAAGATCTTGATGCTGAAGACGTCAAGGATGATGTGGCTGAACGCGAGAAGGCGCAGGAAGCAGCGGATGCTGCGGAAGTACAAACTGATTCGGCTGCGACGGCACTAGAAGAGACTCCGGTTCCAGAGACTCCAGTCGCACAGCCTGAACCAACTGAGCCACTTGAAGAGATTGAGCCTGCTGGTGGACGACTTGGTCGTCTCCGTGGACGTTTGTCGCGTTCGCAGAATGCTATCGGCCAAGGTCTCATGGGCATCTTGTCGGCCGGCGACTTGGATGAGGACGCATGGGAAGAAATCGAAGATACCCTCATCATGGCCGACCTTGGCACTGCAGTGACCATGAAGGTGACTGATTCCCTGCGCGACAAGATTGCAGAACGCGGTGTATCTAGTGAGGCAGAAGCACGCGCAATGCTGCGTGAGACTTTGATCGAGGTTGGACATCCAGAAATGGACCGTTCAATCAAGGCAATGCCACATGAGGGCAAGCCAGCAGTCATCATGGTTGTCGGAGTCAATGGCACAGGCAAGACCACAACCACCGGTAAGTTGGCGCGTGTTCTGGTGTCCATGGGGCACTCAGTCCTACTCGGTGCGGCCGATACTTTCCGTGCGGCAGCAGCGGACCAGCTAGAAACTTGGGGCCGTCGTGTTGGTGCTACCACCGTGCGCGGCAAAGAAGGTGCTGATCCAGCATCCGTTGCTTTCGATGCAGTGGCAACAGGCGTGGAGCAGCAAGTCGATGTGGTGCTTGTAGATACAGCGGGTCGTTTGCATACTTCGACCGACTTGATGGACCAGTTGGGCAAGGTAAAGCGTGTTGTGGAAAAGAAGACTTCGGTTGATGAAGTCTTGCTGGTAATTGATGCCACAGTTGGCCAAAATGGCCTCATGCAGGCTCGCGTTTTCCGTGAGGTAGTAGATATCACAGGCGTGGTTCTGACCAAGCTGGATGGCACTGCCAAGGGTGGCATTGTGTTCCAGGTGCAGGAAGAGCTCGGTGTCCCGGTCAAGCTTGTGGGCTTGGGTGAGGGAGCGGATCACCTTGCACCATTCGAGGTCGAAGGCTTCGTGGATGCACTGCTTGGTGAGCAGTAACCTGTAGTTCGACCGAAAGTACGCCCCGGGCTCTTTAGTGGAGCCCGGGGCGTGCTAGTCTTTCTGTGATGACGAATACAAATGCCTCAAAAACCGCCGTGCGCATCAGGCACAACGGGACAAATGGCTATATCAATTCGTGGGGTCCACATCTCTCTGGTGTCATTCCTTGAGCTGAGTCTTTAACCCCGTCTCTTATTGTTCATTAACTAGGAATAACTACTTGCGATGCTTTTTTATGTTTTAGTGCTCTCAGGGCTCACGGTCGCAGTGGCTCCACTGGCGTCGCGTCTTTTAGGACGCAATGCCGGCTGGCTACTGTCATTGCCGTTGCTTGCTGGTGCCGGCATGGCAGCGTCAACGTACACCACCGATGAAGTTCATACCGAGTCAGTGCAGTGGATGCCAACCATCGACGTGGATTTCTCACTTCGTTTGGATGGCCTCTCACTGGTTTTCTTAATGCTGGTCCTTCTTATTGGTGCCGGCGTCTTGGCCTACTCAACGCGGTACCTGCACCATAAGGACACAGCGTTTTACTTCTATATCTGTGGCTTTGCTGCGTCGATGGCTGTCGTAGTCACCACCGATGACCTCATGGTGTTCTACCTAGCGTGGGAGCTGACCACGCTGTGTTCATACTTCCTGATTGCCAACTCTGGTGAAAAGGGACATCAGCCTGCTATTCGTACGCTGTTGGTCACCGTTCTTGGTGGCCTGTTCCTGCTGGCCGCAACGGTCATCATGGCGATTAGTGCTGGCACAATGTCCATTTCTGAGGTCATCGCCTCCCCAATGTGGGATGACAATCTTGGTCTCAAGGCCGGCGTTGCTTTCCTTATTGCTATCGCAGCATTTACCAAGTCGGCCCAGTTCCCGTTCCAATCCTGGTTGCCAGATTCAATGGTCGCTATCGCGCCAGTTTCGGCATACCTGCACGCGGCAGCCATGGTCAAGGCAGGTATTTACCTGATCTTGCGTTACTCGCCGCTGCTTCATGATGTCCAACTGTGGAATATCATGCTCATCGTTTGCGGTGGTATCACAGCACTCTTCGGTGCACTCACGGCAGTTAAATGTGATGACCTGAAGGAACTGCTGGCTTACTCCACGATGTCGCAACTCGGCTTGCTGGTCATGGTGGTTGGTATCGGTACCGATGAAGCCATTACCGCAGCGATTGTCCACACCGTGGCGCATGCTTGCTTCAAGGCCGCGCTGTTTATGAGCGTTGGCATTATCGAGCATGAAACCGGCACTCGTTCTTACCAGGAATTGCGCCACACACGCATAGTGAAGATGCCTATCACCTCCGGCATTATCACCATTGCTGGTGCGTCCATGGCCGGTATTCCACTTCTGTTGGGCTTTGTTTCCAAGGAAGGTTTGATTACCGCAGCTTTGGAATCTGGTTTAGCGCAGCCATTTACCATTATCATTACCGCGACGATCGTGATTACTTCGATGTTCACGTTCGCGTACTCCTTCCGCTACATCATCGGCTCCCGTGGCGCGACCAAGCACTCTATTGCCGAAGCTGAGTTCCAGGCGGAAGAAGATAATCGCGAACCAGAACCGGTTCAGACCATTCAGGAAGCAAAGCTGACTGTCTGGGTAATTCCAGCGATTTTGGCAATTGTCACTGTGGTATTCGGTCTGGTTCCAGCATTGCTGGACTGGATTGTGGGGGAGGCCGCTCTTGCAGCAACCGCTTCCGAACCACACGTACATTTGGCTATCTGGCACGGATTTAACATCCCGCTGGCACTGACCGGTGTAATCATCGCCTTTGGTATCGCATTGGTGAAGTTCAACCGCGAACTGGCACGCGCGATGACAAACTTTGGTGCACCAATCTCCGGCTTGGATGCGGTGGAAAACCTCCGTCAGGGCATCATCGATTTTGGTGCAAAGTACGCAACCAAGCCATCGGGTACCACCTCCATGCGCCGCCACTTGGTCGCACCACTGCTCATGCTGGTTGTTATCGCGGTGGTCGGTATCTTTACCCTGCGGGATATCCCTGAGGTTTACCGCGAGACTTCTTCACCAATGGACTGGGTTTTCGTCCTCATTATCGCTATTGGTGTTCTTGCCTCTGTAATGGCGAAGTCGCGCCTCACCGTGGTCGTTGTTGTTTCCATCGCTGGCTTCGGCGTGACCTTGTGGTTCTATGCTCTCGGCGCAGCCGATGTGGCTACTACGCAGTTGACCGTTGAGATTTTGACTGTCTGTGTGCTGGTTCTGGTACTGCACCGTTTGCCAGACCACTTTACTCCGGAAACCCGTAAGTTCCACTGGTGGTCAATTGTTCTTTCCGTTGTTGTCGGTTTGTGCGCCATGCTCGCAGTATGGGGACTGACCGGACGCCGCGATAAGTCTGATGCTGCTCGTCTCTACTTGGAGCAGGCACCAGATGACACCGGCGGTACCAACATCGTGAACACCATTCTGGTTGACTACCGTGCATTGGATACTTTCGGCGAACTGACAGTTCTGGGCATGGCAGGTATTTCCATTGCTGTGCTTCTGGCTAAGTTCCGTTTGGCACCAGTGCGTGAAACCCTCTTGGACCGCAAGTCGCCAATCTTCGATGCTGCTGAAAACTCCATCTTCTTGCGTGCCACCAGCCGTCTGGTTGGACCAATCATTATCGCTTTGTCGATTCTGCTCTTCTTCCGCGGTCACTATGAGACCGGCGGCGGCTTCGTTGCGGCACTGGTCGGCTCCGGTGGTATGGCGCTGCTGTACCTGTCGGCACCAAGCAACGACCGCGCGAAGATTCGCTGGCCGTACTTCACTTTGATCGGCTCTGGTGTGGCCTTGGCATCGTTGACTGGTTTGGCAGGCTACTTCGAAGGTTCCTTCCTCACCTCGCTGCACGTAGAAATCTTCGGCACGCACCAGACTTCGGCAATGCTCTTCGACCTTGGCGTTTACCTGGCAGTTATTGGCGTGGTTATCGCGTCCTTCAACCTGCTGGGCATGCCGCGCAAGGGCGATAAGGAATTCCATGTCATGTTGGACTTGGTTTCAGAGTCCACCTTGCAGCGTCGCGGACAAACCGAAGACCATAAAGCTCTTGCCGCAATAGCGGAGAACAAGACGGAAGAAAGGAGCAAGTAAATGACCCTGGCTATATCCTCAGGCATTCTCATCGGTGGCGCTGTCTACCTCATGCTTCGCCGAGATATGTTGCGCATCGCGCTCGGATTTACCCTCCTTTCGCACGGCGTCAACCTCATGATTGTGGCCGCCGGCGGAACCTATGCGCGAAATGAACCATTTGGGGTACACACACCCGCGCAGATGGAGTTCGCTGCTGACCCGCTACCACAGGCATTTGTGCTGACCGCGATTGTTATTAGTTTCTCCATTTCAGTCCTCATGTTCGTCACCGCCGCAGTAGGCGATGGTGATGATGCAACCCGTCCTGAGCTGGACTTGGATAAGCACAAGGATGTGGTGCTCTAATGTGGTACGACGCTGACCTTGTTGCTTCTTTGCTGCCATTGTTTGCGGCCGTCCCGCTGCTGGCAGCCGGTTTATTGATTATCTTCCCGCGTGCGCGCATCTTGCAGGAAGTTGTTCTCTACACTGTCCTTACCGCAGGGCTGGTGGGTTCTGGTTTCCTGATTGCAATTACTGCTGATGGCACTGCGCTGGCGCACCGCGTGGGTAATTGGGATGCACTCGTTGCTATCCCATTCGCCGTAGATATGTTCGCGGCACTGATGCTTGTTACGGTATCCATCTTGGCCATTGTGTGTGCATGGTTCGCCACCGCCAGTGGATTTTCCAAGGAACCGTTCTTCGCACCGTTGACGTTGGTGTTGATGTGTGGTGTCTACGGTGCATTGCTGACCGCAGATATCTTCAACTTCTTCGTCTTCATTGAGGTCATGTTGCTGCCAAGTTATGGCCTGTATGCGACCACGATCTATCGTCGTGGCGGTAGCCTGCAGATTGCTGGTCTGCGCCTGTTTATCGTGGCAAACCTGTTTGCTTCCAACATGCTGTTGGCCGGTGTTGTCCTGGTGTACGGCTCCTATGGAGCGGTTAACCTCGCACAGCTGCAGGGTGCTGCGAAGGAAGAACCAGCTGTTGCAATTGCTATGTCCATCGCCATGCTGGCCATGATGATTAAGGCGTCTGTGGTTCCAATTCACACCTGGCTGGCACGTACTTACCCGTACACCAACCCTGCTGTGACCGCACTGTTTTCTGGTCTGCACACCAAGGTCGGTGTGTATGCCATCTACCGCTGGTATGCAGTCATCTTTGACGGCGATGCACGCTGTCTGTGGATTCTGGTTCTGCTCTTTACTCTCACCATGGTTATTGGCGTTCTTGGTGCGGTGGGTGAGAAGACCACGCGCGAGATTCTGGCTTTCCACATGGTCTCCCAGTTGGGCTACATCCTGATGGGTGTCGCATTGTTTACCCAGCTGGGTATGACCGCCGGTATCTTCTACCTGATTCACCACATGATTGTGAAGGCATCGCTGTTTATGTCAACGGGTGCGGTGGAAGTCGCATACGGCACTGGTGAGCTAGACAAAGTCACGAACATATCGAAACGCGAGCCCATCATTGCTGTTGCATTCTTTGCTGCAGCATTGTCGCTGGCTGGTATTCCACCGTTCTCCGGCTTCGTCGCTAAGTTCACCTTGCTCATGGGCAGCTGGGAAGCTGGCGAAATCTATGCGTTGATTGCCATGCTGGCGGTCTCGCTGATTACCTTGCTGTCCATGCTCAAGATTTGGAAGGGCATGTTCTGGGGTGATCGCACCAAGGCTGCACCTTCTCCTCGCGCTGGTCAGGATCCTGACAGCGACGAAGGCACCATCGGTGGTGGCGTAGCCTCTTACCCAGAATTGCCACCAGAGGGCTCTTCGGTTGCTGTGAAGGCTGAATCGGATGCGTACATCATTGACAACACTGCTGATGCACGCCCACGAATCAAGTTCTGGTTGGCAGCACCAGCGGTTATCACCGCGCTGCTGACGTTGGTTATTGG
This region of Corynebacterium casei LMG S-19264 genomic DNA includes:
- the smc gene encoding chromosome segregation protein SMC; protein product: MHLKSLTLKGFKSFASATTLKFEPGICAVVGPNGSGKSNVVDALAWVMGEGSAKTLRGGKMQDVIFAGAGERKALGRAEVTLTIDNADGALPIDYTEVSVTRRMFRDGASEYEINGAKARLMDIQELLSDSGIGREMHIIVGQGKLAEILESRPEDRRSYIEEAAGVLKHRRRKEKAQRKLIGMQANLDRLTDLTEELGKQLKPLERQAQAAQRAATVQADLRDARLQLAGDRVVRVRAEFADAKRQAELLDEQVAVATEALEEASGQQMELEDELNEVAPQAEAAQKLWFDLSTLVERLAATLRIAEERANNAGAVARYQGQDPEDLEARANQADEEHAELVEAAEEAAEALESIREEVAERREAFDAADKEHAAQLRAIADRREGVVRLIAEEEALSRQAEASEQELSRSEDGVNESAQKLRTSRQEASEVEEKLAGFDRERTPLDEAHVRALSESQAADLRLEQLRDEQRVRERAVYTLRSRIETLNSTIPPTAEIGYDLQPLAQMISTKYDVAVAVALGAFAESQAGEVGDDLIGALEHAQRTTVFDTSGGSEAKWRMDANLPKDAAWLLDHIVAVPEVSQGLTRVLADVVLVKDFATARHLVKEDPRLRAVTPDGVMVGEGWVSAGTGSQSTVEVTSKIQAAEQELEQATQDLEELSGTLEGAKLAAEDARVTAAGAKAALREHDAQVSAWKRDYRRLVSQVDSSQRDHEKLAGRATELEVKLYELREQLSQARDRLARVDKDEPDTEASTSERDAASAALDTAKTMEMEAQMSLRSAQDKVGHVAGRGDNLRRQAQQERQAKDRHDRAMERRRALGELARTVASHAKTLSERAATALAEAAESRDELSTKRTVLNNQLNAAKQTVNGARQRLEQLTNKAHSGDIARSQAQVRLDEAEAKISEQLGISIADLLRDYTPGEEFDRAEQTKRLKQAEKDLNSLGKVNPLALEEFKALEERYSFLSTQLDDVIEARKDLQGVIEDVDAQILQLFSDAWNDVEAEFPKVFNTLFPGGEGRLILTEPDSLLTTGIEVEARPPGKKVKRLSLLSGGEKSLTALAMLVAIFRARPSPFYVMDEVEAALDDVNLRRLIALFEELRKDSQLIVITHQKPTMDVANVLYGVTMRGDGVTRVISQRMNPASAMEPASS
- a CDS encoding monovalent cation/H+ antiporter subunit D family protein, which gives rise to MWYDADLVASLLPLFAAVPLLAAGLLIIFPRARILQEVVLYTVLTAGLVGSGFLIAITADGTALAHRVGNWDALVAIPFAVDMFAALMLVTVSILAIVCAWFATASGFSKEPFFAPLTLVLMCGVYGALLTADIFNFFVFIEVMLLPSYGLYATTIYRRGGSLQIAGLRLFIVANLFASNMLLAGVVLVYGSYGAVNLAQLQGAAKEEPAVAIAMSIAMLAMMIKASVVPIHTWLARTYPYTNPAVTALFSGLHTKVGVYAIYRWYAVIFDGDARCLWILVLLFTLTMVIGVLGAVGEKTTREILAFHMVSQLGYILMGVALFTQLGMTAGIFYLIHHMIVKASLFMSTGAVEVAYGTGELDKVTNISKREPIIAVAFFAAALSLAGIPPFSGFVAKFTLLMGSWEAGEIYALIAMLAVSLITLLSMLKIWKGMFWGDRTKAAPSPRAGQDPDSDEGTIGGGVASYPELPPEGSSVAVKAESDAYIIDNTADARPRIKFWLAAPAVITALLTLVIGLGGEVLLAWSETAAQGLIDTSAYVEAVLG
- the ftsY gene encoding signal recognition particle-docking protein FtsY, translated to MESNLTLWIGIAVVVLIVLIILLILWGKKRGEDKKVSFEKHEEEPKELTQQQKSGNYQAQSGFNFSPAKSAEPVQKSPDAPTPEVKQHKAAPVPPVMPPTPEPQESAATEIPEQESPVAEPETKDSSAAESTPAEAATTPEAVEEPVAPVAEDTQQDSTIIEESEPEAAPASEPAEPETTIVEETEPTADTTAGESPVVPAPTPAVEEEESPIFDEVAEDLDAEDVKDDVAEREKAQEAADAAEVQTDSAATALEETPVPETPVAQPEPTEPLEEIEPAGGRLGRLRGRLSRSQNAIGQGLMGILSAGDLDEDAWEEIEDTLIMADLGTAVTMKVTDSLRDKIAERGVSSEAEARAMLRETLIEVGHPEMDRSIKAMPHEGKPAVIMVVGVNGTGKTTTTGKLARVLVSMGHSVLLGAADTFRAAAADQLETWGRRVGATTVRGKEGADPASVAFDAVATGVEQQVDVVLVDTAGRLHTSTDLMDQLGKVKRVVEKKTSVDEVLLVIDATVGQNGLMQARVFREVVDITGVVLTKLDGTAKGGIVFQVQEELGVPVKLVGLGEGADHLAPFEVEGFVDALLGEQ
- a CDS encoding DUF4040 family protein, which produces MLFYVLVLSGLTVAVAPLASRLLGRNAGWLLSLPLLAGAGMAASTYTTDEVHTESVQWMPTIDVDFSLRLDGLSLVFLMLVLLIGAGVLAYSTRYLHHKDTAFYFYICGFAASMAVVVTTDDLMVFYLAWELTTLCSYFLIANSGEKGHQPAIRTLLVTVLGGLFLLAATVIMAISAGTMSISEVIASPMWDDNLGLKAGVAFLIAIAAFTKSAQFPFQSWLPDSMVAIAPVSAYLHAAAMVKAGIYLILRYSPLLHDVQLWNIMLIVCGGITALFGALTAVKCDDLKELLAYSTMSQLGLLVMVVGIGTDEAITAAIVHTVAHACFKAALFMSVGIIEHETGTRSYQELRHTRIVKMPITSGIITIAGASMAGIPLLLGFVSKEGLITAALESGLAQPFTIIITATIVITSMFTFAYSFRYIIGSRGATKHSIAEAEFQAEEDNREPEPVQTIQEAKLTVWVIPAILAIVTVVFGLVPALLDWIVGEAALAATASEPHVHLAIWHGFNIPLALTGVIIAFGIALVKFNRELARAMTNFGAPISGLDAVENLRQGIIDFGAKYATKPSGTTSMRRHLVAPLLMLVVIAVVGIFTLRDIPEVYRETSSPMDWVFVLIIAIGVLASVMAKSRLTVVVVVSIAGFGVTLWFYALGAADVATTQLTVEILTVCVLVLVLHRLPDHFTPETRKFHWWSIVLSVVVGLCAMLAVWGLTGRRDKSDAARLYLEQAPDDTGGTNIVNTILVDYRALDTFGELTVLGMAGISIAVLLAKFRLAPVRETLLDRKSPIFDAAENSIFLRATSRLVGPIIIALSILLFFRGHYETGGGFVAALVGSGGMALLYLSAPSNDRAKIRWPYFTLIGSGVALASLTGLAGYFEGSFLTSLHVEIFGTHQTSAMLFDLGVYLAVIGVVIASFNLLGMPRKGDKEFHVMLDLVSESTLQRRGQTEDHKALAAIAENKTEERSK
- a CDS encoding acylphosphatase, producing the protein MQRMTAFVRGNVQGVGFRWWTRSRALELGLAGHATNKADGRVQVVAEGSKEDCEKLLQLLKEEPSTTNRPGHVELVVEQWAEPKGESGFIER
- a CDS encoding sodium:proton antiporter, whose amino-acid sequence is MTLAISSGILIGGAVYLMLRRDMLRIALGFTLLSHGVNLMIVAAGGTYARNEPFGVHTPAQMEFAADPLPQAFVLTAIVISFSISVLMFVTAAVGDGDDATRPELDLDKHKDVVL